In Prosthecomicrobium sp. N25, one DNA window encodes the following:
- a CDS encoding 4Fe-4S binding protein, whose amino-acid sequence MPLPRPIVLLLALLALLIGVAGAGPALAEARLADFLAALEASELVPGAEGFGTQRQDLRVTPVLKGGETVAWAFLTSDFVPTTGYSGKPIHVVAAVDKDAVVRGVKLVKHSEPIVLIGIPDARIREVTAKYAGLDLRKEARGTGLAHELDIVSGATVTIMVIDDSIVRAGLKVARALKLGGLSDGRADTGPKPAIDAGRLEIRDFEALVGDGSLKRLTVDVGQINEAFARIGDPRNEAHVEPGPAEDAYVDLYVGLADVPSIGRSLLGEAEWANLKARLKDGEHALFVAGRGRYSYKGSGYVRGGIFDRITLVQGDRSVRFRDKQQRRVGEVAAAGAPAFPEADLFIIPREAGFEPGAPFRLQLLVQRAVGPVDKIFLTYDLGYQLPARWLALPPAAPAASQPAAATNRPEGDTVEHLWARIWADKKTEVSILAGGILLLTGIFFFQAQATRNERLFNALRTGFLLYTLVFIGFWANAQLSVVNVLAFVNAATSGFRWDTFLMDPLVFTLWFSVAAALLFWGRGAYCGWLCPFGALQELTNKLARRLGVPQVKLPWGLHERLWPLKYMIFLGLFGLSLYSLDVAEHYAEVEPFKTAIILKFVRAWPFVLFAVLLLVAGLFIERFYCRYLCPLGAALAIPARLHMFRWLKRYRECGSPCQVCAKDCPVEAIHPTGEINPNECISCLNCQVLYQHTAKCPVVVQRMKKRQRFEEQTGLKPPSPTPSKVPAKAPAPAE is encoded by the coding sequence ATGCCGCTTCCCCGTCCGATCGTCCTCCTGCTCGCCCTGCTGGCGCTCCTGATCGGCGTCGCGGGCGCAGGCCCTGCCCTCGCCGAGGCCCGGCTGGCGGACTTCCTCGCCGCCCTGGAGGCGTCCGAGCTCGTGCCCGGGGCGGAGGGCTTCGGAACGCAGCGCCAGGATCTGCGCGTCACCCCCGTCCTCAAGGGGGGAGAGACCGTCGCGTGGGCCTTCCTGACCTCCGACTTCGTGCCCACCACCGGGTATTCCGGCAAGCCGATCCACGTGGTCGCGGCGGTCGACAAGGACGCCGTCGTGCGCGGCGTGAAGCTGGTCAAGCATTCCGAGCCGATCGTCCTGATCGGCATCCCGGACGCGCGGATCCGCGAGGTGACGGCTAAGTATGCCGGGCTCGACCTGCGCAAGGAGGCGCGGGGCACGGGCCTCGCGCACGAACTCGACATCGTCTCGGGCGCGACCGTCACCATCATGGTCATCGACGATTCGATCGTGCGCGCCGGCCTCAAGGTCGCCCGCGCGCTGAAGCTCGGCGGCCTGAGCGACGGGCGGGCGGACACCGGGCCGAAGCCGGCCATCGACGCCGGCCGGCTGGAGATCCGCGACTTCGAGGCCCTGGTGGGCGACGGCTCGCTCAAGCGGCTGACGGTCGACGTCGGCCAGATCAACGAGGCCTTCGCCAGGATCGGCGACCCACGCAACGAGGCCCACGTCGAGCCTGGCCCCGCCGAGGACGCCTATGTCGACCTCTATGTCGGGCTCGCCGACGTGCCCTCGATCGGCCGCAGCCTGCTCGGCGAGGCGGAGTGGGCGAACCTCAAGGCGCGGCTGAAGGACGGAGAGCACGCCCTCTTCGTCGCCGGACGCGGCCGCTATTCCTACAAGGGCTCCGGCTACGTCCGCGGCGGCATCTTCGACCGCATCACGCTCGTCCAGGGCGACCGCTCCGTCCGCTTCCGCGACAAGCAGCAACGGCGCGTCGGCGAGGTCGCGGCGGCGGGCGCCCCGGCCTTCCCGGAGGCCGACCTCTTCATCATCCCCCGGGAGGCGGGCTTCGAACCGGGCGCTCCGTTCCGGCTGCAACTGCTCGTCCAGCGCGCGGTCGGCCCGGTCGACAAGATCTTCCTCACCTACGACCTCGGCTACCAACTGCCGGCCCGGTGGCTGGCCCTGCCGCCGGCCGCGCCGGCCGCGAGCCAGCCGGCCGCCGCGACGAACCGCCCCGAGGGCGACACGGTCGAGCACCTGTGGGCCCGCATCTGGGCCGACAAGAAGACCGAGGTCTCGATCCTGGCGGGCGGCATCCTGCTCCTCACCGGCATCTTCTTCTTCCAGGCGCAGGCGACCCGCAACGAGCGGCTGTTCAACGCCCTGAGGACCGGATTCCTGCTCTACACGCTGGTCTTCATCGGCTTCTGGGCCAACGCTCAGCTCTCGGTCGTCAACGTGCTCGCCTTCGTCAACGCCGCCACCTCGGGTTTCCGATGGGACACGTTCCTGATGGACCCGCTGGTCTTCACCCTGTGGTTCTCGGTCGCCGCGGCGCTGCTCTTCTGGGGGCGCGGCGCCTATTGCGGCTGGCTCTGCCCGTTCGGCGCCCTCCAGGAACTGACCAACAAGCTCGCACGCCGGCTGGGCGTCCCGCAGGTGAAGCTGCCGTGGGGCCTGCACGAGCGCCTGTGGCCGTTGAAGTACATGATCTTCCTCGGCCTCTTCGGCCTGTCGCTGTACAGCCTCGACGTCGCCGAGCACTACGCCGAGGTGGAGCCGTTCAAGACGGCGATCATCCTGAAGTTCGTCCGCGCCTGGCCCTTCGTGCTCTTCGCGGTGCTGCTCCTCGTCGCCGGCCTGTTCATCGAGCGCTTCTACTGCCGCTACCTCTGCCCGCTCGGCGCCGCGCTCGCGATCCCGGCCCGGCTGCACATGTTCCGCTGGCTGAAGCGCTACCGGGAATGCGGCTCGCCCTGCCAGGTCTGCGCCAAGGACTGCCCCGTCGAGGCGATCCACCCGACCGGCGAGATCAATCCCAACGAGTGCATCTCCTGCCTCAACTGCCAAGTCCTCTACCAGCACACGGCCAAGTGCCCGGTCGTCGTGCAGCGCATGAAGAAGCGCCAGCGCTTCGAGGAGCAGACGGGCCTCAAGCCCCCCTCCCCCACCCCTTCCAAGGTTCCGGCGAAGGCGCCGGCGCCCGCGGAATGA
- a CDS encoding glycosyltransferase family 4 protein, producing the protein MDLVYVYGLELPNTAANSGAVLGLCDALADLGHRVTLAHAGEAAAEADIRRDYDLDPAVRLRTVRIRAGFRHYPGMALEALREAPGAVLITRMPIVAAVAAMAGRPAILEMHQRFETARRWPFWRWGLVTVPRRRLAVAALTPALVEDARRDPFARRFPMEVIPSGAPDYGGPQARPQPDVDVGYLGSFKPGKGIELVAALAAARPSVRFVVFGDPSANPDAAAELAALGNVELAGHVPRAGVAAALARFRIGLAPYGRAGFGGAPGTPFVSSDSLSSLKLVEYMSSGRAIISSAIPSVAAMVEDGASALLCDPERLPDWLAALDRLLADPGLVDRMAAAGRARFLADYTFRIRAERFATLAASLRP; encoded by the coding sequence ATGGACCTCGTCTACGTCTACGGTCTCGAGCTTCCCAACACAGCCGCCAATTCCGGCGCCGTGCTCGGCCTGTGCGACGCGCTGGCGGATCTCGGGCATCGGGTCACGCTCGCCCATGCGGGGGAGGCGGCCGCGGAAGCCGATATCCGCCGGGACTACGACCTCGATCCGGCCGTGCGGCTCCGTACGGTCCGGATCCGGGCGGGCTTCCGCCACTATCCCGGGATGGCGCTCGAGGCGCTCCGCGAGGCTCCCGGGGCCGTCCTCATCACCCGCATGCCGATCGTCGCCGCGGTGGCCGCCATGGCGGGGCGGCCGGCGATCCTGGAGATGCATCAGCGCTTCGAGACGGCCCGCCGCTGGCCCTTCTGGCGCTGGGGGCTGGTGACGGTGCCCAGGCGCCGCCTGGCCGTCGCCGCGCTGACGCCCGCGCTCGTCGAGGACGCGAGGCGGGACCCCTTCGCGCGCCGGTTCCCCATGGAGGTCATCCCCAGCGGGGCGCCCGACTACGGGGGGCCGCAGGCGCGCCCGCAGCCGGATGTCGACGTGGGTTATCTCGGCAGCTTCAAGCCCGGCAAGGGCATCGAACTCGTCGCGGCCCTCGCCGCGGCGCGACCGTCGGTCCGCTTCGTCGTCTTCGGCGACCCCTCGGCCAATCCCGACGCCGCCGCCGAACTCGCCGCCCTCGGCAACGTGGAACTCGCCGGCCACGTGCCACGCGCCGGGGTGGCGGCCGCGCTCGCCCGCTTCCGCATCGGACTGGCGCCCTACGGCCGGGCCGGCTTCGGCGGTGCGCCCGGCACGCCCTTCGTCAGCTCCGACAGCCTGTCGTCGCTGAAGCTCGTCGAATACATGTCCTCCGGCCGGGCGATCATCTCCTCGGCCATCCCGTCGGTCGCCGCGATGGTCGAGGACGGCGCCTCGGCCCTGCTCTGCGACCCGGAGCGTCTGCCGGACTGGCTGGCCGCGCTCGATCGCCTGCTCGCCGACCCCGGCCTGGTGGACCGCATGGCGGCCGCGGGTCGCGCGAGGTTCCTCGCCGACTACACGTTCCGCATCCGCGCGGAGCGCTTCGCAACCCTGGCCGCCTCGCTGCGGCCCTGA
- a CDS encoding Gfo/Idh/MocA family protein: MRGALIGCGFFARNHLAAWRGLGVDMVLCDRVRERAEALGAEFGAAALWTDAAAMLAGERLDFVDIATTVESHRALVEQAAARGLPTICQKPFALDLDEGRAMVAAAARAGVPLLVHENFRWQTPMLAVADALTAGAVGRPHFGRISFRHGFDIYANQPYLATEPRLALVDVGVHVLDLARFFLGDVTRLYARTQRLNPKVAGEDAATLVLDHAGGAVSTVEISFFSRLDPDPFPQTLVRIEGDRGTVELGQDYRLSVTSAGRTAVRSVEPAVPPWGARPWHAIQDSVVNIERHFLDCLRTGAEPRPSGADNLKTLELVFAAYDSAARGEAVAFPREAGR, from the coding sequence ATGCGCGGCGCCCTGATCGGTTGCGGCTTCTTCGCCCGGAACCACCTCGCCGCCTGGCGCGGGCTGGGCGTCGACATGGTCCTGTGCGACCGGGTGCGCGAGCGAGCAGAGGCGCTCGGGGCCGAGTTCGGCGCCGCCGCCCTGTGGACCGACGCGGCCGCGATGCTGGCCGGCGAGAGGCTCGACTTCGTGGACATCGCCACCACGGTGGAGAGTCATCGGGCCCTGGTCGAGCAGGCCGCCGCCCGCGGCCTGCCGACGATCTGCCAGAAACCCTTCGCGCTCGACCTCGACGAGGGCCGCGCCATGGTGGCCGCGGCGGCCCGCGCCGGCGTGCCGCTTCTCGTCCACGAGAACTTCCGCTGGCAGACCCCGATGCTGGCGGTCGCCGACGCGCTGACCGCCGGAGCGGTCGGCCGGCCCCACTTCGGGCGGATCTCGTTCCGCCACGGCTTCGACATCTATGCCAACCAGCCCTACCTCGCGACCGAGCCTCGGCTCGCCCTGGTCGACGTCGGCGTCCACGTCCTCGACCTCGCCCGCTTCTTCCTCGGAGACGTGACGCGCCTCTATGCCCGCACGCAGCGGCTCAACCCGAAGGTCGCCGGCGAGGACGCCGCGACTCTCGTCCTCGACCATGCCGGCGGCGCGGTCTCGACCGTCGAGATCTCCTTCTTCTCCCGGCTCGACCCCGATCCCTTCCCGCAGACCCTGGTCCGCATCGAGGGGGACCGCGGCACCGTGGAGCTCGGCCAAGACTACCGCCTCTCCGTCACCTCCGCGGGCCGCACCGCCGTCCGCAGCGTCGAGCCGGCGGTGCCGCCCTGGGGCGCCCGGCCCTGGCATGCGATCCAGGACAGCGTCGTCAACATCGAGCGTCACTTCCTCGATTGCCTGCGGACCGGGGCTGAGCCCCGTCCCTCCGGCGCCGACAACCTGAAGACCCTGGAACTCGTCTTTGCCGCCTACGACAGCGCCGCCCGCGGCGAGGCCGTGGCCTTCCCCCGGGAGGCGGGCCGGTGA
- a CDS encoding ribulose-bisphosphate carboxylase large subunit family protein, whose amino-acid sequence MSDRIAATYILETADDPARAAAVIAGEQSSGTFVALRRETAGLLERSGAEVEALEILGEVPGPSLPGSRPGPVHRRCRLRLSWPLGNLGPSLPNLVATVAGNLFELKCVAGLRLVGLDLPEAFAARYPGPRHGIAGTRTLAGVPQGPLIGTIVKPSVGLSPEETAEEVAALVAGGIDFVKDDELQADGPNCPFEARVKAVMRVVRAGAERTGRKAMVAFNLTGDLDEMRRRHDLVLAEGGTCVMASLHSVGFVGILELARHSVLPIHGHRNGWGYLSRHPALGFDYAPWQMLWRLAGVDHLHVNGLANKFCEPDDSVVASARAVLAPVFPSRPMAAMPVFSSGQTVRQAAPTFAAVGTTDLIFAAGGGIFGHPAGVKAGVEALRAAWDAAVAGEPLEAVARRDPGVAAAMEIGR is encoded by the coding sequence GTGAGCGACAGGATCGCCGCGACCTACATCCTGGAGACCGCCGACGATCCCGCGCGCGCCGCCGCGGTCATCGCGGGCGAACAGTCGAGCGGCACCTTCGTGGCCCTCCGCCGCGAGACGGCGGGCCTCCTGGAGCGCTCCGGCGCCGAGGTCGAGGCGCTCGAGATCCTCGGCGAGGTCCCCGGCCCGTCTCTGCCGGGATCCAGGCCGGGTCCCGTCCACCGCCGCTGCCGGCTGCGCCTCTCCTGGCCGCTCGGCAACCTCGGCCCGTCCCTTCCCAACCTCGTCGCCACCGTCGCCGGCAATCTCTTCGAATTGAAATGCGTCGCCGGGCTCCGCCTCGTCGGCCTCGACCTGCCGGAGGCCTTCGCGGCCCGCTACCCGGGGCCCCGCCACGGCATCGCGGGCACCCGCACCCTCGCGGGCGTCCCGCAGGGTCCCCTGATCGGCACGATCGTCAAGCCGAGCGTCGGCCTCTCGCCGGAGGAGACCGCCGAGGAGGTCGCCGCGCTGGTCGCCGGCGGCATCGACTTCGTCAAGGACGACGAGCTCCAGGCCGACGGCCCGAACTGCCCCTTCGAGGCCCGCGTCAAGGCGGTCATGCGCGTCGTGCGCGCGGGCGCCGAGCGGACCGGCCGCAAGGCCATGGTGGCCTTCAACCTGACGGGCGACCTCGACGAGATGCGGCGGCGCCACGATCTCGTGCTCGCCGAGGGCGGGACCTGTGTGATGGCGAGCCTGCACTCGGTCGGCTTCGTCGGCATCCTGGAACTCGCGCGCCACAGCGTCCTGCCGATCCACGGCCATCGCAACGGCTGGGGATACCTCTCCCGCCACCCGGCCCTCGGCTTCGACTACGCTCCCTGGCAGATGCTCTGGCGTCTGGCCGGCGTCGACCACCTGCACGTCAACGGCCTCGCCAACAAGTTCTGCGAGCCGGACGACAGTGTCGTGGCCTCCGCGCGGGCCGTGCTCGCGCCCGTGTTCCCGTCGCGCCCGATGGCCGCCATGCCGGTCTTCAGCTCAGGGCAGACCGTCCGCCAGGCCGCTCCCACCTTCGCGGCCGTCGGCACCACGGACCTGATCTTCGCCGCCGGCGGCGGCATCTTCGGCCATCCCGCCGGCGTGAAGGCGGGCGTCGAGGCCCTCCGGGCGGCCTGGGACGCGGCGGTCGCGGGCGAGCCCCTGGAGGCGGTCGCCCGGCGGGACCCCGGCGTCGCCGCCGCGATGGAGATCGGGCGATGA
- a CDS encoding four-carbon acid sugar kinase family protein — protein sequence MSAPPALPDGLLLAYYGDDFTGSTDTMEVLTFAGLETVLFLEDPTPARLTRFPGARAVGIAGVSRSRDPDWMREHLPGRFAALARLGAPILQYKVCSTFDSAPHVGSIGAAIDLGVAFAPGSRFTPVVVGAPRLRRYQAFGNLFAAIDGVGYRLDRHPTMAHHPVTPMAEADLRLHLARQTGRRLGLVDLVALKQGRGTAALAGLQADDCPAVFIDLFDDETSAEAGRLVWDHRGDGLFTASSSGLQYALVAHWRAAGLLGPETPPRPAAPVDRIAVVSGSASPATAGQIAWAEANGFEPIRLDAARVAAESREVEREGGRLAGAALEALGRGRDPLVFSAQGPADPALAATRDAARRAGLRPGEAGRRIGRTLAVALRRILDEARLPRVAVAGGDTSGEVAGGLGLFALTALAPLAPGSPLCRAWSDDPGRSGLEVALKGGQVGPPSFFGAVKAGAPLT from the coding sequence ATGAGCGCCCCGCCCGCCCTGCCGGACGGCCTGCTCCTCGCCTACTACGGCGACGACTTCACCGGTTCCACCGACACCATGGAGGTGCTGACCTTCGCGGGCCTCGAGACGGTCCTGTTCCTGGAGGACCCCACGCCGGCGCGGCTCACCCGCTTCCCCGGCGCCCGTGCGGTCGGCATCGCCGGAGTCTCCCGCAGCCGCGACCCGGACTGGATGCGCGAGCACCTGCCCGGTCGCTTCGCCGCCCTCGCCCGGCTCGGCGCGCCGATCCTGCAGTACAAGGTCTGCTCCACCTTCGATTCCGCACCCCATGTCGGCTCGATCGGGGCGGCGATCGATCTCGGCGTCGCCTTCGCGCCCGGGTCGCGCTTCACCCCGGTGGTGGTCGGCGCGCCGCGGCTCCGGCGCTACCAGGCCTTCGGCAACCTCTTCGCCGCGATCGACGGGGTCGGTTACCGCCTCGACCGGCACCCGACCATGGCGCACCACCCGGTCACCCCCATGGCCGAGGCCGACCTGCGCCTGCATCTCGCCCGACAGACCGGCCGGCGTCTCGGGCTCGTCGACCTCGTCGCCCTGAAGCAGGGCCGCGGCACCGCCGCGCTCGCCGGCCTTCAGGCAGACGATTGCCCAGCGGTCTTCATCGACCTGTTCGACGACGAGACAAGCGCCGAAGCCGGACGCCTCGTCTGGGACCACCGGGGCGATGGCCTCTTCACCGCCTCCTCGTCGGGATTGCAATACGCGCTCGTCGCCCACTGGCGCGCCGCCGGCCTCCTCGGGCCGGAGACGCCCCCGCGGCCGGCCGCGCCGGTCGACCGGATCGCGGTCGTGAGCGGCAGCGCCTCCCCGGCGACGGCTGGCCAGATCGCCTGGGCGGAGGCCAACGGCTTCGAGCCGATCCGCCTCGACGCCGCGAGGGTCGCCGCGGAGTCTCGCGAGGTCGAGCGCGAGGGCGGCCGGCTGGCCGGCGCCGCCCTCGAGGCTCTCGGCCGCGGCCGCGACCCGCTCGTCTTCAGTGCCCAAGGGCCGGCCGATCCCGCGCTCGCCGCCACCCGGGACGCCGCCCGCCGCGCCGGCCTGCGCCCCGGCGAGGCGGGGCGCCGCATCGGCCGGACCCTCGCCGTCGCCCTGCGCCGCATCCTGGACGAGGCGCGGCTGCCCCGCGTCGCGGTCGCGGGCGGCGACACCTCCGGCGAGGTGGCCGGCGGGCTCGGCCTCTTCGCTCTGACCGCCCTCGCCCCGCTCGCGCCGGGCTCCCCGCTCTGCCGCGCCTGGTCCGACGATCCCGGCCGCTCCGGCCTGGAGGTCGCGCTCAAGGGCGGGCAGGTGGGTCCGCCGTCCTTCTTCGGCGCCGTGAAGGCCGGCGCGCCCCTGACCTGA
- a CDS encoding phosphogluconate dehydrogenase C-terminal domain-containing protein, which produces MQKIALLGAGGKMGRRLATNLRGGPWQVDHVEVNPTARAAVERDLGVACVPADNALADADAILMAVPDALIGKIAKSFIERVKPGGAIVMLDAAAPHAGELPRRDDVTYFVTHPCHPSIFKHEPTAERHADYFGGIAPQAIVCALMQGPEAHYAECEAIARAIYAPVTVSHRVTVEQMAILEPGLSETIGATLVTALREATDAAVKRGVPAAAAFDFMLGHLGIELALLFDQYPGQFSDGAKLAIAKAKPRLLREDWLSVLEPAAITDSVKDICNPAG; this is translated from the coding sequence ATGCAGAAGATCGCACTGCTCGGCGCCGGCGGGAAGATGGGAAGACGGCTCGCCACCAACCTGCGCGGCGGCCCCTGGCAGGTCGACCACGTCGAGGTGAACCCGACCGCCCGCGCGGCGGTCGAACGCGACCTCGGGGTCGCCTGCGTGCCCGCCGACAACGCCCTGGCGGACGCCGACGCCATCCTGATGGCCGTCCCGGACGCCCTCATCGGCAAGATCGCCAAGAGCTTCATCGAGCGGGTGAAGCCGGGCGGCGCCATCGTGATGCTCGACGCCGCCGCCCCGCATGCCGGCGAGCTGCCGAGGCGGGACGACGTCACCTACTTCGTCACCCATCCCTGCCACCCCTCGATCTTCAAGCACGAGCCGACCGCCGAGCGCCACGCCGACTATTTCGGCGGCATCGCCCCGCAGGCGATCGTCTGCGCCCTCATGCAGGGTCCGGAGGCGCACTACGCCGAGTGCGAGGCGATCGCCAGGGCGATCTATGCGCCGGTCACCGTTTCCCACCGCGTCACGGTCGAGCAGATGGCGATCCTGGAACCCGGCCTGTCGGAGACGATCGGCGCCACCCTGGTGACGGCCCTGCGCGAGGCGACCGACGCGGCGGTCAAGCGCGGCGTGCCGGCCGCGGCCGCCTTCGACTTCATGCTCGGCCACCTCGGCATCGAGCTCGCGCTCCTCTTCGACCAGTACCCCGGCCAGTTCTCGGACGGGGCGAAGCTCGCCATCGCCAAGGCCAAACCGCGGCTCCTGCGCGAGGACTGGCTGTCGGTGCTGGAACCGGCCGCCATCACGGACAGCGTCAAGGACATCTGCAATCCGGCCGGATGA
- a CDS encoding ABC transporter substrate-binding protein: MSTSWNRRSFTLALAGALAAGVPVLPASAQTVPSGKVTVELFGLVTNGFDPVIEAFQKDYPNITVKWTKFGTDEFKQALRVGAASGKMPDLWFNWGGSLAYPYSRAGLTLDLTGRIQDLKLDQTLVPTAIVLAQDRGKLYGVPNRIVPMTIVYRKEMFEKAGVKVPNTFAELEEACAKLKAAGITPFSLGGKFSWMTMRFTDFFMEHYAGPKLHDQIKAMEASWDQDAVVKSFAKLKEWNDKGWFNQGFLNVDPATNMQLVYQGKAAMVLEVPSIEVTRLKRENIDPSTYGTFLMPTDQTPRRVSGFQQQLQVSAKAPKDVQDAALLFATYVVRPDLAAKHMASIGGPSAARGVVPGADSPLQAQYATWLQEGLQLFLPGDQALPQEMVAAYFEAQDSVILGAMTPAEAAKSVQQAITGFKARQQ; this comes from the coding sequence ATGTCGACGTCCTGGAACCGCCGCAGCTTCACCCTCGCTCTCGCCGGCGCCCTCGCGGCCGGCGTGCCGGTCCTCCCCGCCTCCGCCCAGACCGTGCCGTCCGGCAAGGTCACGGTCGAGCTCTTCGGCCTCGTGACCAACGGCTTCGACCCGGTCATCGAGGCCTTCCAGAAGGACTATCCGAACATCACCGTGAAGTGGACGAAGTTCGGCACCGACGAGTTCAAGCAGGCGCTGCGCGTCGGCGCCGCCTCCGGCAAGATGCCCGACCTGTGGTTCAACTGGGGCGGCAGCCTCGCCTACCCGTACAGCCGCGCCGGCCTCACCCTCGACCTCACCGGCCGCATCCAGGATCTGAAGCTCGACCAGACTCTGGTGCCGACCGCCATTGTGCTCGCCCAGGATCGCGGCAAGCTTTACGGCGTGCCGAACCGCATCGTGCCGATGACGATCGTCTACCGGAAGGAGATGTTCGAGAAGGCTGGCGTCAAGGTGCCGAACACCTTCGCGGAGCTCGAGGAGGCCTGCGCCAAGCTGAAGGCCGCCGGCATCACGCCCTTCTCGCTGGGCGGCAAGTTCAGCTGGATGACCATGCGCTTCACCGACTTCTTCATGGAGCACTACGCCGGTCCGAAGCTGCATGACCAGATCAAGGCCATGGAGGCGAGCTGGGACCAGGACGCGGTCGTGAAGTCCTTCGCCAAGCTCAAGGAATGGAACGACAAGGGCTGGTTCAACCAGGGCTTCCTGAACGTCGACCCGGCCACCAACATGCAGCTCGTCTACCAGGGCAAGGCCGCCATGGTGCTGGAGGTGCCCTCCATCGAGGTGACTCGCCTGAAGCGCGAGAACATCGACCCCTCGACCTACGGCACCTTCCTGATGCCGACCGACCAGACCCCGCGCCGCGTCTCCGGCTTCCAGCAGCAGCTGCAGGTCTCCGCCAAGGCGCCGAAGGACGTCCAGGACGCCGCCCTGCTCTTCGCCACCTACGTGGTGCGCCCGGACCTCGCGGCGAAGCACATGGCGAGCATCGGCGGGCCGAGCGCCGCCAGGGGCGTGGTGCCGGGCGCCGACTCCCCCCTCCAGGCCCAGTACGCCACCTGGCTGCAGGAGGGCCTGCAGCTCTTCCTGCCGGGCGACCAGGCGCTCCCGCAGGAGATGGTGGCCGCCTATTTCGAGGCCCAGGATTCGGTGATCCTCGGCGCCATGACGCCCGCCGAGGCCGCCAAGAGCGTCCAGCAGGCGATCACCGGCTTCAAGGCCCGCCAGCAGTGA
- a CDS encoding carbohydrate ABC transporter permease has product MSLGGADTAAATPAAGRGGSNPLRTEWRIGALFLAPALLLYVTIIIYPLIYSSWLSLFEWDGISPTRRFVGLDNYATLWSQNRVFWIALKNSALWTAVALVVPTSIGLGLALLLNRSFAGRGFYRGLFYFPAILSLSLCGLIWTWIYHPTLGFLNQFLGWVGLESLHRAWLSEPSIALFAVMVAAGWHNTGLPMLLYLAGLQTIPREVLEAAEVDGATAFQRFRHVTWPMLKDTTFVVLAITFINSLKVYDVVYVMTFGGPANQTQVLGTWMYFLTYNFNRIGLGTAIAVVLFGLTLIFAIPYTRKLGQES; this is encoded by the coding sequence GTGAGCCTCGGCGGGGCCGATACCGCGGCGGCGACGCCGGCGGCCGGGCGAGGGGGCTCCAACCCCCTCCGCACCGAGTGGCGGATCGGCGCGCTCTTCCTCGCGCCGGCCCTCCTCCTCTACGTGACCATCATCATCTACCCCCTGATCTATTCCTCCTGGCTGAGCCTCTTCGAATGGGACGGCATCAGCCCCACCCGGCGCTTCGTCGGCCTCGACAACTACGCGACGCTCTGGAGCCAGAACCGGGTCTTCTGGATCGCCTTGAAGAACAGCGCGCTCTGGACCGCCGTCGCCCTGGTGGTGCCGACGAGCATCGGCCTCGGCCTGGCGCTCCTCCTCAACCGCTCCTTCGCGGGCCGCGGCTTCTACCGGGGCCTCTTCTACTTCCCCGCCATCCTGTCGCTGAGCCTCTGCGGCCTGATCTGGACCTGGATCTACCACCCGACGCTCGGCTTCCTGAACCAGTTCCTCGGCTGGGTCGGCCTGGAGTCCCTGCACCGCGCCTGGCTGTCGGAGCCCTCCATCGCGCTCTTCGCCGTCATGGTGGCGGCCGGCTGGCACAACACCGGCCTGCCGATGCTGCTCTACCTCGCCGGCCTGCAGACCATCCCCAGGGAGGTGCTCGAGGCCGCCGAGGTCGACGGCGCCACGGCCTTCCAGCGCTTCCGGCACGTGACCTGGCCGATGCTGAAGGACACCACCTTCGTGGTTCTCGCCATCACCTTCATCAACTCCCTGAAGGTCTACGACGTCGTCTACGTGATGACCTTCGGCGGCCCCGCCAACCAGACCCAGGTGCTCGGCACCTGGATGTACTTCCTGACCTACAACTTCAACCGGATCGGCCTCGGCACCGCCATCGCGGTCGTGCTCTTCGGTCTGACCCTGATCTTCGCCATCCCGTACACCCGCAAGCTGGGACAGGAGTCATGA